The following are encoded together in the Humulus lupulus chromosome 5, drHumLupu1.1, whole genome shotgun sequence genome:
- the LOC133777505 gene encoding phytolongin Phyl1.1: MGSIQNTVYYCCVAKGSRVLHEHSSGDHEMESLALLCLERTPPFHKLYFETMGKRTFGFLIEDGYVYFMIVDENVSNPGVLQFLEHLRDEFKKVAKWGSRGSLSSMNSISVQEQLLPVIRHLISSLENVSQGSRGWTGVTPLIHAGSSPSPSSANGQIEVSTSTKAPLLGKSSKQEKKAKDHVIAMRDVELEEHRKSTDHRGVNIDLNSATLDSSNHGGSSSSIPLQKELGSMRIRSNTPSIRKKWWRQVRIVLAIDVAVCLVLLMIWLFICRGVECIR, from the coding sequence ATGGGTTCGATTCAGAATACAGTTTATTACTGTTGTGTGGCGAAGGGTAGTCGGGTTCTCCATGAACACAGTAGTGGAGATCATGAAATGGAGAGTTTAGCTTTATTGTGTTTGGAAAGAACTCCTCCGTTTCATAAGTTGTATTTTGAGACAATGGGAAAGAGAACCTTTGGTTTTTTGATTGAAGATGGATATGTTTATTTCATGATAGTCGATGAGAATGTTAGCAACCCTGGAGTTCTTCAGTTTTTGGAGCATCTTAGAGATGAGTTTAAGAAGGTAGCCAAATGGGGTTCAAGGGGAAGTTTGTCAAGTATGAACTCTATTTCTGTACAAGAGCAACTACTTCCTGTTATACGCCACTTGATTTCGTCCTTAGAGAATGTTTCCCAAGGAAGTAGAGGCTGGACAGGTGTTACCCCATTGATTCATGCCGGTTCATCTCCATCGCCAAGTAGTGCAAATGGGCAAATTGAAGTTTCGACTTCCACAAAAGCTCCTTTATTAGGCAAGTCTAGCAAACAAGAGAAGAAGGCAAAGGATCATGTAATTGCAATGAGAGATGTTGAATTGGAGGAGCATAGGAAATCAACAGATCATAGAGGAGTTAACATTGATTTGAATTCAGCAACTTTAGATTCTTCTAATCACGGTGGATCCAGTTCTTCAATTCCTTTACAAAAGGAGTTGGGCTCAATGAGGATCAGATCAAATACTCCAAGCATTCGAAAGAAGTGGTGGCGTCAAGTACGTATAGTGCTTGCTATAGATGTTGCTGTCTGTCTGGTACTGCTCATGATTTGGTTATTCATCTGTCGTGGTGTTGAGTGCATCCGTTGA